The following are encoded in a window of Catellicoccus marimammalium M35/04/3 genomic DNA:
- a CDS encoding DNA cytosine methyltransferase, with amino-acid sequence MINVATVFSGIGAIECALKRMNIPHKIIFACDNGERELNISYEEISRQLQNRNNEYDIQTFINKIYDQTGKRNYVQESYQANYNIDPNKFFQDIRFVDGTNYRNKIDLFVGGSPCQSFSISGKRAGLDDARGTLFYDFARLVKEIQPKVFIYENVPGMLNHDKGNTFKHISEIFDDLNYNWRFQILNSKDYGIPQNRKRLFIVGFRNDLDLDIFQFPTPIKLNCTVKHFLEDNVDHKYFHGEKGFKWITKDESLKKRVSINSDICRTQAANQQFNWCGEMVFKPIELEPWAYEDDRVYVGKFNNIEGVARKLTPRECLRLMGYDDNFKIVVPDKQIYRQAGNSIVVNVLEHILQSIIATNVFKGDL; translated from the coding sequence ATGATTAATGTAGCTACAGTGTTCAGTGGTATTGGTGCGATAGAATGTGCTTTAAAAAGAATGAATATTCCTCACAAAATTATCTTTGCATGTGATAATGGAGAAAGAGAATTAAATATCTCGTATGAAGAAATTTCTAGGCAACTTCAAAATCGAAATAATGAATACGATATACAAACATTTATAAATAAAATTTATGATCAAACAGGAAAAAGAAACTATGTTCAAGAATCATATCAAGCTAATTATAATATAGACCCTAATAAATTTTTCCAAGATATAAGGTTTGTAGATGGGACTAATTATAGAAACAAAATAGATTTATTTGTTGGAGGTAGCCCTTGCCAAAGTTTTTCTATTAGTGGAAAAAGAGCTGGATTAGATGATGCTAGAGGTACACTATTTTATGACTTTGCTCGTCTAGTAAAAGAAATACAACCAAAGGTATTTATATATGAGAATGTTCCAGGAATGTTGAATCATGATAAGGGAAATACTTTTAAACATATAAGCGAAATATTTGATGATCTTAATTATAATTGGAGATTTCAAATTCTAAATTCTAAAGATTATGGTATTCCTCAAAATAGAAAACGTCTATTTATTGTAGGTTTTAGAAATGATTTAGATCTTGATATTTTTCAATTTCCAACACCAATAAAACTTAATTGTACTGTTAAACATTTTTTAGAAGATAATGTAGATCATAAGTATTTCCATGGAGAAAAAGGATTTAAATGGATCACTAAGGATGAAAGTTTAAAAAAACGTGTCAGTATTAATTCTGATATATGTAGAACCCAAGCAGCAAATCAACAATTTAATTGGTGCGGAGAAATGGTATTTAAACCTATAGAACTTGAACCATGGGCGTACGAAGATGATAGAGTATATGTAGGAAAATTTAATAATATTGAAGGAGTGGCGAGAAAGCTTACACCGAGAGAATGCTTACGCTTAATGGGATATGACGATAATTTTAAAATTGTTGTTCCAGATAAACAAATTTATCGTCAAGCTGGTAATTCTATTGTAGTAAATGTTTTAGAGCATATACTACAAAGTATTATAGCCACTAATGTTTTTAAAGGAGATTTATAA
- a CDS encoding TIGR00266 family protein yields the protein MKCTFTAKSFAQVATLELEPNEKVMIEPSTALMWDQHITLEGKMNSNGKHGLKGVMSSLGRHFTSGESFFMTYAKADSQGGAISVAPASIGCIRQLICDDTHQYRLNTGTFLASDGDVHYNMKRQELSKAILGNTGGLFVMETEGTGQLLISGFGDILELELNDDSLVIDNEHVLAWDRSLDYEVEIASGALGFKTSEGLVNHFKGTGKIYIQTRNMEHFAETLPKHLSSDD from the coding sequence ATGAAGTGTACATTCACAGCGAAAAGTTTTGCCCAAGTCGCAACATTAGAACTTGAGCCAAACGAAAAAGTCATGATTGAACCAAGTACAGCGTTAATGTGGGACCAACACATTACATTAGAAGGAAAAATGAATAGTAATGGGAAACATGGATTAAAAGGTGTGATGTCTTCTTTAGGACGTCATTTCACATCGGGTGAATCTTTCTTCATGACCTACGCCAAGGCAGATAGCCAAGGAGGAGCTATTTCTGTCGCTCCTGCATCCATTGGTTGTATTCGTCAATTAATCTGCGATGATACTCATCAATACCGTTTAAATACCGGTACTTTTTTAGCTTCAGATGGAGATGTACATTACAACATGAAACGCCAAGAGTTATCTAAAGCGATTTTAGGAAATACAGGTGGATTATTTGTAATGGAAACCGAAGGAACAGGTCAATTATTGATTAGTGGATTTGGTGATATTTTAGAATTAGAATTAAACGATGATTCTTTAGTGATTGATAATGAACATGTTTTAGCTTGGGATCGTAGTTTAGATTATGAAGTGGAAATCGCCTCTGGTGCTTTAGGATTTAAAACTTCAGAAGGATTAGTTAACCATTTCAAAGGGACAGGGAAAATCTATATTCAAACAAGAAATATGGAACATTTCGCAGAAACACTCCCAAAGCATTTAAGTTCCGACGATTAG
- a CDS encoding AAA family ATPase — protein sequence MEFKNTSKNVFRTTFHPEYGYSDFVGQIMPAVNEKGQLEYIFNPGSFTQAIVYAYIHSDEPVFLILEEMSRANCASVFGDIFQLLDRDEQGESEYPINHFQLSNYLHEKLREFHSWDKYQSKIYIPRNLYLIGTMNTSDQNVFVMDTAFKRRFLMKYVPTTIDSNKNQFSLPYSDTETMEWNDFVKTVNDYIVDDKGLQLSEDKQLGQFFMKGKNQKGNDDSIQEESTPYFAKNFETYKDKVLYYLYHDVEKASYHTEKRLFNENIKSFGDLYQKATAKNHYDIYSKEFKECLEEKNNKKDID from the coding sequence ATGGAATTCAAAAATACATCCAAGAATGTCTTTCGAACTACTTTCCATCCAGAATATGGATATAGTGATTTTGTAGGTCAAATTATGCCAGCAGTAAATGAAAAAGGACAATTAGAATATATCTTTAATCCAGGATCATTTACTCAAGCAATAGTATATGCTTATATTCATTCAGATGAACCAGTATTTTTAATTTTGGAAGAAATGAGTCGAGCAAATTGCGCAAGTGTGTTTGGGGATATTTTCCAACTTTTGGATCGCGATGAGCAAGGAGAAAGTGAATACCCAATTAACCATTTCCAACTATCTAATTATTTACATGAAAAGTTAAGGGAGTTTCATTCTTGGGATAAATATCAATCTAAAATTTATATTCCAAGAAATTTATACTTAATTGGTACAATGAATACAAGTGATCAAAATGTATTTGTGATGGATACTGCATTCAAACGTCGATTCTTAATGAAATATGTTCCTACTACAATTGATTCCAACAAAAATCAATTTTCATTACCATATTCTGATACGGAAACAATGGAATGGAATGATTTTGTTAAAACTGTGAATGACTATATCGTGGATGATAAGGGATTGCAATTATCAGAAGATAAACAGTTAGGTCAATTTTTCATGAAAGGGAAGAATCAAAAAGGAAATGATGATTCTATTCAAGAAGAAAGTACTCCATATTTTGCAAAGAATTTTGAAACTTATAAAGATAAAGTTTTGTACTACTTATATCATGATGTAGAAAAAGCTAGTTATCATACAGAAAAACGCTTATTCAATGAAAATATTAAAAGTTTTGGAGATTTGTACCAGAAAGCAACTGCGAAAAATCATTATGATATTTATAGTAAAGAATTCAAAGAGTGTTTAGAAGAAAAAAATAATAAAAAAGACATTGATTAA
- a CDS encoding LlaJI family restriction endonuclease codes for MNKKINVTIVLDGSEISSKIEQEFFNDIQSYQEEDIRMWNQKKYINFVGFILKENHILISFPKHFYQENLENEFSKEDFQLLLATIIKAAQNGLKDLSNSQNNFPLSAFATVYNYYKQFGLYYEEKKQLKDGYYGKINWRKTIQSVTPLEYQGQWMYMPLKIEKQNPYDTFITRCMAYVINDVSQKLNFLFSIEPIEYAFNPQEFSNKGYVLNCLYDLRQTMFKDIHLQLIDALINYFKTEGNTSGDILLKIHHFDKIWEKLVHHQLKSFDQIIDDQLRFDGKHRLFEEQKTFYPDCRHPKTSDSKNHRLEIDHYFEDENRGIRYIFDSKYYKNKVGIDYKQISYYFLLKNYFEKLGNESKTQIALILPSEKEVGYTEIEFELDGNYNNQDKGLKLYHYYLPIKEAMRSYIGK; via the coding sequence ATGAATAAGAAAATAAATGTCACTATCGTACTAGATGGATCTGAAATTTCTTCGAAAATAGAGCAAGAATTTTTTAATGATATTCAATCTTATCAAGAAGAAGATATTAGAATGTGGAATCAAAAAAAGTATATTAATTTTGTCGGTTTTATTTTGAAAGAAAATCATATTTTAATTAGTTTTCCTAAACATTTTTATCAAGAAAATTTAGAGAATGAATTTTCTAAAGAAGATTTTCAGTTATTATTAGCCACCATTATTAAAGCTGCTCAAAATGGATTGAAGGATTTATCGAATTCTCAAAATAATTTTCCACTTTCTGCTTTTGCGACTGTCTATAATTATTACAAGCAATTTGGATTATATTATGAAGAGAAAAAGCAATTGAAAGATGGATACTATGGAAAAATAAATTGGCGTAAAACTATCCAATCAGTTACTCCTTTAGAATATCAAGGACAATGGATGTATATGCCTCTAAAAATTGAAAAACAGAATCCATATGATACATTTATTACTCGTTGTATGGCTTATGTAATTAATGATGTATCACAAAAATTAAATTTTTTATTTTCAATAGAACCTATCGAATATGCATTCAATCCACAAGAATTTTCTAATAAAGGTTATGTTCTGAACTGTTTATATGATTTACGGCAAACTATGTTTAAAGATATTCATTTACAATTGATAGATGCACTGATTAATTACTTTAAGACAGAAGGAAACACATCTGGAGACATTTTGTTAAAAATTCATCATTTTGATAAAATTTGGGAAAAATTAGTCCATCATCAATTAAAATCTTTTGATCAAATCATAGATGACCAATTAAGGTTTGATGGAAAACATAGACTATTCGAAGAACAGAAAACATTTTATCCAGATTGTAGACATCCTAAAACAAGTGATAGTAAAAACCATCGCTTAGAAATTGATCACTATTTTGAAGATGAAAATCGAGGTATTCGGTATATTTTTGATTCCAAATATTATAAGAACAAAGTAGGAATTGATTATAAACAGATTTCATATTATTTTTTACTAAAAAATTATTTTGAAAAACTAGGAAATGAGAGCAAAACACAAATTGCTTTGATTTTACCTTCAGAAAAAGAAGTAGGATATACAGAAATAGAATTTGAATTAGATGGGAATTACAACAATCAAGATAAGGGATTGAAATTATATCATTACTATTTACCGATAAAAGAGGCAATGCGTAGCTATATTGGTAAATAA
- a CDS encoding SDR family oxidoreductase: MVKKVFIVGATGRVGSQAALDLAERGVEVYAGGRALDRLPKHENITPIALDLAQASVNELAEKFQGMDSILFTAGSRGKDLLRIDAFGAVKAMQAAEKSGVNRFVLLSSMYVLQPEKWQEEPLKSADLEEFNIAKFFADHYLMDSTNLNYTILQPTGLTETPYTGKITTEYTNTTQYKNSIPDVAMTLAEIILHPEWTSRRVIMMTGGDTPIIEAIAQ, translated from the coding sequence ATGGTAAAAAAAGTATTTATCGTTGGAGCTACAGGTAGAGTAGGTTCTCAAGCGGCTTTAGATTTAGCAGAACGTGGTGTAGAAGTTTATGCAGGAGGAAGAGCACTTGATCGCTTACCAAAACATGAAAATATTACACCCATTGCTCTTGATTTAGCACAAGCTTCTGTTAATGAATTGGCGGAAAAATTCCAAGGAATGGATTCCATTTTATTTACAGCAGGTTCTAGAGGAAAAGATTTATTACGCATCGATGCTTTTGGTGCTGTAAAAGCAATGCAAGCAGCGGAAAAAAGTGGAGTAAATCGCTTTGTATTACTAAGTTCAATGTATGTTTTACAGCCAGAAAAATGGCAAGAAGAACCTTTGAAATCAGCGGATTTAGAAGAGTTTAATATCGCTAAGTTTTTTGCAGATCATTATTTAATGGATAGTACGAATTTGAATTATACTATCTTACAACCAACAGGATTAACAGAAACTCCATACACTGGAAAAATTACAACTGAATATACCAACACGACTCAATATAAAAATTCAATCCCAGATGTCGCAATGACTCTAGCAGAAATTATTTTGCATCCAGAATGGACTTCTCGTCGTGTCATTATGATGACCGGAGGAGATACGCCAATTATTGAAGCGATTGCACAATAA
- a CDS encoding type 1 glutamine amidotransferase domain-containing protein: MKKMLVVVTNIAKYQGVDIDRATGLWLGEAVHFVHAVEEKGYQVDFVSPKGGYTPIDPHSLTADMMTPLDWKYYQNQSFMNRLGNTLSVDVIDASDYDVIYYTGGHGVIWDFPENEALQQIAMDIYHQGGIISSVCHGAAGILNLKEGDGSYFIADKMVTGFSNSEEKEVQLDRLVPYLTEDELVKRGAHYEQAGNWLPFAIADGRLVTGQNPASGAVVAEKVMAILENK; the protein is encoded by the coding sequence GTTGTTACCAATATTGCCAAATATCAAGGGGTAGACATCGATCGTGCTACCGGTTTATGGTTAGGAGAAGCCGTTCATTTTGTTCATGCCGTAGAAGAAAAAGGCTATCAAGTAGATTTTGTTAGTCCAAAGGGTGGATATACACCGATTGATCCTCATTCTTTAACTGCAGATATGATGACCCCATTAGATTGGAAATACTATCAAAATCAATCTTTCATGAATCGTTTAGGAAATACATTATCTGTCGATGTAATTGATGCTAGCGATTATGATGTTATTTATTATACAGGAGGACATGGAGTGATTTGGGATTTCCCAGAAAATGAAGCCTTGCAACAAATCGCGATGGATATTTACCACCAAGGAGGAATTATTAGCTCAGTTTGTCATGGAGCCGCAGGAATTTTAAATCTAAAAGAAGGCGATGGTAGCTATTTTATTGCTGATAAAATGGTAACTGGATTTTCTAATTCAGAAGAAAAAGAAGTTCAATTAGATCGTTTAGTTCCTTATTTAACTGAAGATGAATTAGTAAAACGTGGAGCTCACTACGAACAAGCAGGAAACTGGTTACCTTTTGCTATCGCAGATGGTCGTTTAGTAACTGGTCAAAATCCTGCTTCAGGAGCTGTAGTAGCAGAAAAAGTGATGGCTATTTTGGAAAATAAATAA
- a CDS encoding DNA cytosine methyltransferase has product MLKLATVFSGIGAIEWALKRLNIDHKIVFACDNGEIDLDFENIDFKNISNKAEYIQNLYERSRKTNFVKKTYMANYNIDNDNFLYDVRFIDGYQYRGQVDLFVGGSPCQSFSIMGYQKGLDDTRGTLFYDFARLVKEIQPKVFIYENVQGLLKHDKGNTWEIIKKTFESLGYKISYQLLDSKDYDIPQTRRRIFVIGFLDHSTNFSFPKPKKLNYTMQDFLESNVKEGYLKSINGNLSLENIPGIVDEKYFLSEKVTKHVLSTGTKGYYTKPETDLSIARPLLSTMHKMHRAGVDNYVTENGKLRRLTPRECLRLMGYDDTFKIVVSDTQMYKQAGNSIVVDVMMEIIKNIMIAYPQIFE; this is encoded by the coding sequence ATGTTGAAATTAGCAACTGTATTTAGTGGCATAGGGGCAATAGAATGGGCTTTAAAGAGACTAAATATAGATCATAAAATTGTGTTTGCATGCGATAATGGTGAAATTGACTTAGATTTTGAAAACATAGATTTCAAAAATATATCTAACAAAGCCGAATATATTCAAAATCTCTATGAACGAAGCCGTAAAACAAATTTTGTAAAAAAAACTTATATGGCTAATTATAATATAGATAACGATAATTTTTTATATGATGTCCGATTTATAGATGGATACCAATATAGAGGACAGGTTGATTTATTTGTTGGGGGTAGCCCATGTCAAAGTTTTTCAATAATGGGATATCAAAAAGGATTAGATGATACAAGAGGTACATTATTCTATGATTTTGCACGCCTCGTAAAAGAAATACAACCAAAAGTATTTATATATGAAAATGTACAAGGTCTATTAAAACATGATAAAGGTAATACATGGGAAATTATTAAAAAAACTTTTGAATCATTAGGATATAAAATTTCATATCAACTACTTGACTCTAAAGATTATGATATTCCTCAAACAAGAAGAAGAATTTTTGTCATAGGTTTCCTTGATCATAGTACCAATTTTTCATTTCCAAAACCAAAAAAATTAAATTATACTATGCAAGATTTCCTAGAAAGTAATGTAAAAGAAGGATATTTAAAATCCATTAATGGTAATCTATCACTTGAGAATATTCCAGGTATTGTTGATGAAAAATACTTTTTATCTGAAAAGGTAACAAAACATGTACTATCTACAGGAACCAAAGGATACTATACAAAACCCGAAACAGACTTATCTATTGCTAGACCTTTGTTATCTACTATGCATAAAATGCATAGAGCAGGCGTAGATAATTATGTAACAGAAAATGGTAAATTAAGAAGATTGACACCTAGGGAATGTTTACGTTTAATGGGATATGACGATACTTTTAAAATCGTAGTATCTGACACACAGATGTATAAACAGGCTGGAAATTCAATAGTTGTAGATGTGATGATGGAAATAATTAAAAATATTATGATAGCTTATCCTCAAATTTTTGAATAA
- a CDS encoding McrB family protein, whose amino-acid sequence MLQLIQTERGIIVEIENILIETIIDRYPQFKKEGFQSIYVKKLSNADVVFNNKEEGTKGSTAHIAVTGDSRNFFKKYFVDKLGKKFFLSNELCHSLEEEDIDHILKLYGIIFPSGEEKDIVLNLFVEKDNTFIESITNVWIFPKKDKDQLGLSKIKKDGKDFLELRNQANIGDVLFFFNYKNNLYVILLKSDKDSDTIFKIMGNSKTYSKYLTFDSNQNTSIDDNIGSNLIFYGAPGTGKSYGIQKYIQDVFRTTFHPEYGYSDFVGQIMPTVNEEGQLEYIFNPGSFTQAIVYAYRHPDEPVFLILEEMSRANCASVFGDIFQLLDRNGQGESEYPINHLQLSNYLQRELGKSHPWNKYQSKIYIPGNLYLIGTMNTSDQNVFVMDTAFKRRFLMKYVPTTIDSNKNQFSLPYSDTETMEWNDFVKTVNDYIVDDKGLQLSEDKQLGQFFMKNYDAKDAMTIDPLLEESKVLYTIKDSKNFETYKDKVLYYLYHDVEKASYHTEKRLFNENIKSFGDLYQKATAKNHYDIYSEEFKGCLEKNMHSTKDVSYNMDDEIEENE is encoded by the coding sequence ATGTTACAATTAATACAAACAGAACGGGGGATTATTGTGGAAATTGAAAATATTTTGATAGAAACTATCATAGATAGGTATCCTCAATTTAAAAAAGAAGGATTTCAATCTATATATGTAAAGAAATTAAGTAATGCAGATGTTGTTTTCAATAATAAAGAAGAAGGGACTAAAGGTTCGACTGCACATATAGCTGTTACTGGAGACTCTAGGAATTTCTTTAAGAAATATTTTGTCGATAAACTAGGAAAAAAATTTTTTTTAAGTAATGAATTATGTCATTCTTTAGAAGAGGAAGATATAGATCATATCTTAAAATTATATGGAATTATTTTTCCCAGCGGCGAAGAAAAAGATATCGTATTAAATTTATTTGTAGAAAAAGATAATACATTTATTGAATCAATTACTAATGTTTGGATTTTTCCTAAAAAAGATAAAGATCAATTAGGCTTGTCTAAGATAAAGAAGGATGGTAAAGACTTTTTGGAACTTAGAAATCAAGCAAACATAGGAGATGTACTATTTTTTTTCAACTATAAAAATAATCTATATGTAATTCTTTTAAAGAGTGATAAAGATAGCGATACAATTTTTAAAATTATGGGTAATAGTAAGACGTATTCTAAATATCTTACTTTTGATTCTAATCAAAACACTTCTATAGATGATAATATAGGTTCTAATCTTATTTTTTATGGAGCACCTGGAACTGGGAAATCTTATGGAATTCAAAAATACATCCAAGATGTCTTTCGAACTACTTTCCATCCAGAATATGGATATAGTGATTTTGTAGGTCAAATTATGCCAACAGTAAATGAAGAAGGACAATTGGAATACATTTTTAATCCAGGATCATTTACTCAAGCAATAGTATATGCATATCGCCATCCAGATGAACCAGTGTTTTTAATTTTGGAAGAAATGAGTCGAGCAAATTGCGCAAGTGTGTTTGGGGATATTTTCCAACTTTTAGATCGCAATGGGCAAGGAGAAAGTGAATACCCAATTAATCATCTTCAATTATCCAATTATTTACAAAGAGAGCTAGGGAAATCTCATCCTTGGAATAAATATCAATCTAAAATTTATATTCCAGGGAATTTATATCTAATTGGTACAATGAATACAAGTGATCAAAATGTATTTGTGATGGATACTGCATTCAAACGTCGATTCTTAATGAAATATGTCCCTACCACAATCGATTCCAACAAAAATCAATTTTCATTACCATATTCTGATACAGAAACAATGGAATGGAATGATTTTGTCAAAACTGTGAATGACTATATTGTGGATGATAAGGGATTGCAATTATCAGAAGATAAGCAGTTAGGTCAATTTTTCATGAAGAACTATGATGCAAAAGACGCAATGACGATTGATCCGTTGTTAGAAGAATCAAAAGTCTTATATACTATCAAAGATAGTAAGAATTTTGAAACTTATAAAGATAAAGTTTTGTACTACTTGTATCATGATGTAGAAAAAGCTAGCTATCATACAGAAAAACGCTTATTCAATGAAAACATTAAGAGTTTTGGGGATTTATATCAGAAAGCAACTGCGAAAAATCATTATGATATTTATAGTGAAGAATTCAAGGGGTGTTTAGAGAAAAATATGCATTCTACAAAAGACGTATCCTATAATATGGACGATGAGATAGAAGAAAATGAATAA